The proteins below are encoded in one region of Halalkalicoccus jeotgali B3:
- the mvk gene encoding mevalonate kinase, with the protein MTTASAPGKVYLFGEHAVVYGEPAVPCAISRRARVTVERRGDSRLHVHAEDLSLDGFTVEYSGEADATPDVDVSTDLVEAAMGYVDAAVSQAREAAGVPEAGFDVTVESAIPLGAGLGSSAAVVVAGIDAATRELGVELSTTEIADRAYRAEYDVQEGQASRADTFCSATGGAVRVEGEDCRAIDAPDLPFVIGFDGGAGNTGELVAGVRELREHYSFAANTVETVGDIVRQGERALAAGDLAELGTLMDFNHGLLSALGVSSRSLDRMVWAARDAGAHGAKLTGAGGGGCIVALDETEETETALRFTPGCEEGFRAELDAEGVRVE; encoded by the coding sequence ATGACTACCGCAAGCGCGCCGGGGAAGGTGTACCTCTTCGGCGAGCACGCCGTCGTCTACGGCGAGCCCGCGGTTCCGTGTGCGATCTCGCGCCGGGCGCGGGTCACTGTCGAGCGCCGCGGGGACAGCCGACTGCACGTTCACGCGGAGGACCTCTCGCTCGACGGCTTCACTGTCGAGTACAGCGGCGAGGCCGACGCGACGCCGGACGTCGACGTCTCGACCGATCTGGTCGAGGCGGCGATGGGCTACGTCGACGCCGCCGTTTCCCAGGCCCGCGAGGCCGCCGGTGTGCCCGAGGCGGGCTTCGACGTCACCGTCGAGAGCGCGATCCCGCTGGGTGCGGGCTTGGGCTCCTCGGCAGCCGTCGTCGTGGCCGGGATCGACGCCGCGACCCGCGAGCTGGGCGTCGAACTGAGCACGACCGAGATCGCAGACCGGGCGTATCGTGCGGAATACGACGTCCAGGAGGGACAGGCCTCGCGGGCCGATACCTTCTGTTCGGCCACTGGCGGTGCGGTCCGGGTCGAGGGCGAGGACTGTCGGGCGATCGACGCGCCCGATCTGCCCTTCGTCATCGGCTTTGACGGCGGGGCGGGCAACACCGGTGAGCTCGTCGCGGGGGTACGGGAGCTACGCGAGCACTACTCGTTTGCGGCGAATACCGTCGAAACGGTCGGCGACATCGTCAGACAGGGCGAGCGCGCGCTCGCGGCAGGCGACCTCGCGGAACTCGGCACGTTGATGGACTTCAATCACGGCTTGCTGTCGGCGCTGGGGGTCTCCTCGCGCTCGCTTGACCGGATGGTCTGGGCCGCCCGCGACGCGGGTGCCCACGGCGCGAAGCTGACGGGTGCGGGCGGTGGGGGCTGTATCGTCGCGCTCGACGAAACTGAGGAGACCGAGACCGCCCTACGGTTCACGCCGGGCTGTGAGGAGGGCTTTCGGGCCGAACTCGACGCCGAGGGGGTGCGTGTCGAGTGA
- a CDS encoding ribonuclease J: MEIEIATIGGYEEVGRQMTAVRAGDDVVIFDMGLNLSKVLIHDNVQTEKMHSLDLIDMGAIPDDRVMSDIEGDVQAIVPTHGHLDHIGALSKLAHRYDAPIVATPFTIELVKQEINDENKFVVENDLQKMEGGETMEIGNGLELEFVHVTHSIIDAINPVLHTPEGAIVYGLDKRMDHTPVIEDPIDMKRFREIGREGEGVLAYIEDCTNANKKGRTPSESVARRHLQDVMTSIEDYDGGIVATTFSSHISRVSSLVEFAQDIGRTPLLLGRSMEKYSGTAERLGFVDFPDEVGMFGHRKSVDRTFKRIMNEGKENFLPIVTGHQGEPRAMLTRMGRGETPYQLDDGDKVIFSARVIPEPTNEGQRYQSENLLRMQGARIYDEIHVSGHLCQEGHYTMLDALQPKHVIPAHQNMKGYSGYVDLCQNQGYELGRDIHVTHNGNVISLVE; encoded by the coding sequence ATGGAAATCGAAATCGCAACAATCGGCGGCTACGAGGAAGTCGGACGGCAGATGACCGCCGTCCGCGCAGGCGACGACGTCGTCATCTTCGACATGGGGCTCAACCTGTCGAAGGTCCTCATTCACGACAACGTACAGACCGAAAAGATGCACAGCCTCGACCTGATCGACATGGGCGCGATTCCCGACGACCGCGTCATGTCCGACATCGAGGGCGACGTCCAGGCGATCGTCCCGACCCACGGTCACCTCGACCACATCGGGGCGCTCAGCAAGCTCGCCCACCGCTACGACGCGCCCATCGTCGCGACGCCCTTTACCATCGAGCTCGTCAAACAGGAGATCAACGACGAGAACAAGTTCGTCGTCGAGAACGACCTCCAGAAGATGGAAGGCGGCGAGACGATGGAGATCGGCAACGGGCTCGAACTCGAGTTCGTCCACGTCACCCACTCGATTATCGACGCGATCAACCCCGTGCTCCACACGCCGGAGGGCGCGATCGTCTACGGGCTGGACAAGCGCATGGACCACACGCCCGTTATCGAGGACCCCATCGACATGAAGCGTTTCCGCGAGATCGGTCGCGAGGGAGAGGGTGTGCTCGCATACATCGAGGACTGCACCAACGCGAACAAGAAGGGCCGGACCCCGAGCGAGTCGGTCGCACGGCGCCACCTCCAGGACGTCATGACGAGTATCGAGGACTACGACGGCGGGATCGTCGCCACGACGTTCTCCAGTCATATCTCCCGTGTCTCCTCGCTCGTCGAGTTCGCCCAAGACATCGGTCGTACGCCCCTGCTCTTGGGCCGCTCGATGGAGAAGTACTCGGGCACCGCAGAACGGCTCGGGTTCGTCGACTTCCCCGACGAAGTGGGGATGTTCGGCCACCGGAAGTCAGTCGACCGGACCTTCAAGCGCATCATGAACGAGGGCAAGGAGAACTTCCTGCCGATCGTGACGGGCCACCAAGGCGAGCCCCGTGCGATGCTCACTCGAATGGGCCGCGGCGAGACGCCCTACCAGCTCGACGACGGTGATAAGGTCATCTTCTCGGCACGGGTCATTCCGGAGCCGACCAACGAGGGCCAGCGCTACCAGTCCGAGAACCTGCTGCGGATGCAGGGTGCGCGCATCTACGACGAGATCCACGTCTCGGGCCACCTCTGTCAAGAGGGCCACTACACGATGCTCGACGCACTCCAGCCCAAACACGTCATCCCGGCCCACCAGAACATGAAGGGCTACTCGGGCTATGTCGACCTCTGTCAGAACCAGGGCTACGAACTGGGCCGTGACATCCACGTCACGCACAACGGGAACGTCATCTCGCTGGTCGAGTAA
- a CDS encoding isopentenyl phosphate kinase — protein MIVLKLGGSVITEKDREETIDEDRLAALAGALAGQEDVALVHGAGSFGHRYAAKHGVSITEGTHDGAAVREIHGSMERLNERVLSALGAEGVSAVPVDPLSLAYRTREGELSLPLDGIETMLAEGFVPVTYGDVITQQEKGATIVSGDELVVALAEGLDADGVGLCSTVPGVLDDAGAVIPRIGSYDEVAEYLGESDSTDVTGGMAAKVRALLELEAPASVFGPDAIGRFLAGEGAGTRID, from the coding sequence GTGATCGTCCTGAAACTCGGCGGGTCGGTGATCACCGAGAAGGACCGCGAGGAAACGATCGACGAGGACCGACTCGCGGCCCTCGCGGGTGCGCTCGCGGGCCAAGAGGACGTGGCGCTCGTCCACGGTGCGGGGAGTTTCGGGCACCGCTACGCGGCGAAACACGGCGTCTCGATTACTGAGGGAACCCACGACGGGGCGGCGGTCCGGGAGATCCACGGATCGATGGAGCGACTGAACGAGCGCGTGCTGTCGGCGCTCGGGGCCGAGGGCGTGTCGGCCGTGCCCGTCGATCCGCTCTCGCTCGCCTACCGGACGCGAGAGGGGGAACTATCGCTACCGCTCGACGGAATCGAGACGATGCTCGCCGAGGGGTTCGTGCCGGTGACGTACGGCGACGTGATCACCCAACAGGAGAAGGGCGCGACGATCGTCAGCGGCGACGAACTCGTCGTGGCACTCGCCGAGGGACTGGACGCCGACGGGGTAGGGCTGTGTTCGACCGTTCCGGGCGTCCTCGACGACGCGGGCGCGGTTATCCCCCGGATCGGGAGCTACGACGAGGTGGCGGAGTACCTCGGAGAGAGCGACTCGACGGACGTCACCGGCGGGATGGCCGCGAAGGTGCGGGCGCTGCTCGAACTGGAAGCCCCGGCGTCGGTCTTTGGGCCGGACGCAATCGGTCGATTTCTCGCGGGCGAGGGCGCCGGGACCCGGATCGACTGA